In Methylotenera sp. L2L1, the following proteins share a genomic window:
- the atpA gene encoding F0F1 ATP synthase subunit alpha, giving the protein MQLSTSEISELIKSRLENFSTSAEARTQGTVISVTDGIVRIHGLSNVMAGEMIEFPGNTFGLALNLERDSVGAVVLGDYEHITEGDTCKCTGRILEVPVGPELVGRVVNALGQPIDGKGPVNAKLTDKIEKVAPGVIARKSVSQPVQTGLKSVDSMVPVGRGQRELIIGDRQTGKTAVAVDAIINQKGQNMTCIYVAIGQKASTIANVVRKLEENGAMAYTIVVAASASDSAALQFLAPYAGCTMGEYFRDRGEDALIVYDDLTKQAIAYRQISLLLRRPPGREAYPGDVFYIHSRLLERAARVNEEYVEKFTNGAVKGKTGSLTALPVIETAAGDVSAFVPTNVISITDGQIFLETDLFNAGIRPAINAGISVSRVGGAAQTKVIKKLGGGVRLALAQYRELAAFAQFASDLDEATRKQLDRGRMFTELMKQAQYAPLSVSNMAITLFAANKGYFDDVATNKVLAFEGKLHGFIASKYKALADAIETSKDLSGDNEKALDAAIQDFKATTAY; this is encoded by the coding sequence ATGCAGTTATCTACATCAGAAATCAGTGAACTGATTAAAAGCAGATTAGAAAATTTTTCTACCAGTGCTGAAGCGCGTACTCAAGGTACTGTTATTTCAGTAACTGACGGTATCGTTCGTATTCACGGTCTTTCAAACGTGATGGCCGGCGAGATGATCGAATTCCCAGGCAACACATTTGGCCTTGCGCTTAACTTAGAGCGTGACTCAGTGGGTGCAGTGGTTTTAGGTGATTACGAACACATTACTGAAGGCGACACATGTAAATGTACTGGTCGCATTTTAGAAGTGCCAGTAGGTCCAGAATTAGTTGGCCGCGTAGTGAACGCATTAGGTCAGCCTATTGATGGTAAAGGCCCAGTTAACGCAAAATTGACAGACAAGATTGAAAAAGTTGCGCCGGGCGTAATTGCACGTAAATCTGTGTCACAACCAGTACAAACTGGCTTGAAATCAGTTGACTCTATGGTTCCAGTTGGCCGTGGTCAACGTGAGTTGATTATTGGCGACCGTCAAACAGGTAAAACAGCTGTTGCAGTTGATGCGATCATCAACCAAAAAGGTCAAAACATGACCTGTATCTACGTTGCGATTGGCCAAAAGGCTTCTACTATCGCTAACGTGGTACGTAAACTTGAAGAAAACGGCGCGATGGCTTACACCATTGTAGTTGCAGCGTCAGCATCTGATTCAGCAGCATTACAATTCTTGGCACCATACGCTGGTTGTACGATGGGCGAATACTTCCGTGACCGCGGTGAAGATGCATTGATTGTTTATGATGACTTGACTAAACAAGCGATTGCTTACCGTCAAATTTCATTGCTATTACGTCGTCCACCAGGCCGCGAAGCTTACCCAGGTGACGTGTTCTACATCCACTCACGTTTGTTAGAGCGTGCAGCTCGCGTAAACGAAGAGTATGTAGAGAAATTCACTAACGGTGCCGTTAAAGGCAAAACTGGTTCATTGACTGCATTGCCAGTGATTGAAACAGCAGCTGGTGACGTTTCAGCATTCGTTCCAACTAACGTGATTTCTATTACCGATGGTCAGATCTTCTTGGAAACTGACTTGTTCAACGCTGGTATCCGTCCTGCGATCAACGCTGGTATTTCAGTGTCTCGCGTAGGTGGTGCTGCACAAACTAAAGTAATTAAAAAACTTGGCGGCGGTGTACGTTTGGCATTAGCGCAATACCGTGAATTGGCTGCGTTTGCGCAGTTCGCTTCTGACTTGGACGAAGCAACACGTAAACAACTAGACCGTGGTCGTATGTTTACTGAGTTGATGAAGCAAGCACAATACGCACCTTTAAGCGTATCAAACATGGCTATTACCTTGTTTGCTGCGAACAAAGGTTACTTTGATGATGTAGCAACTAACAAAGTACTAGCATTTGAAGGTAAATTGCACGGCTTTATCGCTTCTAAATACAAAGCACTAGCTGACGCGATTGAAACAAGCAAAGACTTAAGCGGCGATAACGAAAAAGCACTTGATGCAGCAATTCAAGACTTCAAAGCGACAACTGCTTACTAA
- a CDS encoding adenylate/guanylate cyclase domain-containing protein — MSHNSKTVMQNSEGRLYDLIAQRLLLDANKDEIDQRIWDLFGEEWCVMMTDLAGFSRQVAEYGIIHFLQTIYESERLLLPVIEQHEGFLLKTDGDSLLVIFRKPQKALQCALVMQQTLIPYNEAKLEQERVHLCVGLGFGKILRVGNTEVFGAEVNAACKLGEDVAKQCETLVTGAFQQACADFAGATYQKLEHAPAGASSAYKVIFT, encoded by the coding sequence ATGAGTCACAACTCTAAAACCGTCATGCAAAATTCTGAAGGTCGCTTATATGACCTGATTGCACAGCGGTTGTTGCTTGATGCAAATAAAGATGAAATAGATCAGCGTATTTGGGATTTATTTGGCGAAGAGTGGTGCGTGATGATGACCGATTTGGCGGGTTTTTCTCGTCAAGTTGCAGAGTATGGCATTATTCATTTTTTGCAGACGATTTATGAATCTGAGCGTTTGCTGTTGCCAGTGATTGAGCAGCATGAAGGTTTTTTACTTAAAACTGATGGCGATTCTTTGTTAGTGATTTTTCGTAAGCCGCAAAAGGCCCTGCAATGCGCGCTAGTGATGCAGCAGACCTTAATTCCCTACAACGAAGCCAAACTTGAGCAGGAAAGAGTTCATCTGTGTGTGGGTTTGGGCTTCGGTAAGATTCTGCGCGTAGGTAATACCGAGGTGTTTGGTGCTGAGGTGAACGCAGCCTGTAAGCTGGGGGAAGATGTAGCTAAACAATGTGAAACGCTGGTGACAGGCGCATTTCAGCAAGCTTGTGCGGACTTTGCAGGGGCAACTTATCAAAAGTTAGAACACGCACCAGCAGGTGCAAGTTCTGCCTATAAAGTCATTTTTACTTAG
- the atpD gene encoding F0F1 ATP synthase subunit beta, whose protein sequence is MSTANIGKVVQCIGAVVDVEFPRDQMPKVFEALIIDDASSQAEAGLTLEVQQQLGDGIVRTIAMGSSDGLARGTAFKSTGAQIQVPVGTGTLGRIMDVLGRPIDEAGPIECDERRSIHQKAPTFEELSPSVDLLETGIKVIDLVCPFAKGGKVGLFGGAGVGKTVNMLELINNIAKQHSGLSVFAGVGERTREGNDFYHEMAEAGVIKLDDMKESKVAMVFGQMNEPPGNRLRVALSGLTMAEKFRDEGRDVLFFVDNIYRYTLAGTEVSALLGRMPSAVGYQPTLADEMGRLQERITSTKTGSITSIQAVYVPADDLTDPSPATTFQHLDSTVVLSRDIASLGIYPAVDPLDSTSRQLDPLVVGEEHYNVARSVQQTLQRYKELRDIIAILGMDELSPEDKLAVGRARKIQRFLSQPFHVAEVFTGAPGKYVPLKETIKGFKAIVAGEYDHLPEQAFYMVGGIEEAVEKAKTLN, encoded by the coding sequence ATGAGTACAGCAAATATTGGTAAAGTAGTGCAATGTATTGGCGCGGTGGTTGACGTTGAGTTCCCACGTGATCAAATGCCAAAAGTATTTGAAGCGTTAATTATTGATGACGCATCAAGCCAAGCGGAAGCTGGTTTGACATTGGAAGTGCAACAACAATTAGGTGACGGCATTGTGCGTACGATTGCCATGGGCTCATCTGATGGCCTTGCGCGTGGTACTGCGTTTAAATCAACTGGTGCACAGATTCAAGTGCCAGTAGGTACAGGTACTTTAGGTCGTATTATGGACGTGTTGGGTCGCCCAATCGATGAGGCTGGTCCTATCGAGTGTGATGAGCGCCGTTCTATTCACCAAAAAGCACCTACTTTTGAAGAGTTATCTCCATCAGTTGACTTGTTAGAAACAGGCATCAAGGTGATTGACTTGGTTTGTCCATTCGCTAAGGGTGGTAAAGTGGGTCTGTTCGGTGGTGCTGGTGTAGGTAAAACAGTTAACATGTTGGAACTCATCAACAACATCGCTAAACAACACTCAGGTTTATCAGTGTTTGCAGGTGTGGGTGAGCGTACTCGTGAAGGTAACGACTTCTACCATGAAATGGCTGAAGCTGGCGTTATTAAACTAGACGACATGAAAGAATCAAAAGTGGCGATGGTGTTCGGTCAAATGAACGAACCACCAGGCAACCGTTTACGCGTAGCTTTGTCAGGTTTGACGATGGCTGAAAAATTCCGTGACGAAGGCCGTGATGTATTGTTCTTCGTGGACAACATCTACCGTTACACATTGGCCGGTACTGAAGTATCTGCATTGTTAGGCCGTATGCCTTCAGCTGTAGGTTACCAACCTACTCTAGCTGATGAAATGGGCCGTCTACAAGAGCGTATTACTTCAACTAAAACAGGTTCTATTACTTCTATCCAAGCGGTTTACGTACCTGCGGATGACTTGACCGATCCATCACCAGCAACAACGTTCCAACATTTGGACTCAACAGTTGTGTTGTCACGTGACATTGCATCTTTAGGTATCTACCCAGCGGTAGACCCATTGGATTCTACATCACGTCAATTAGACCCATTAGTGGTTGGCGAAGAGCACTACAATGTAGCGCGTTCAGTACAACAAACACTACAACGTTATAAAGAGTTACGTGACATTATCGCGATTTTGGGTATGGACGAGTTGTCACCAGAAGACAAATTGGCTGTTGGCCGTGCACGTAAGATCCAACGTTTCTTGTCACAACCTTTCCACGTTGCTGAAGTGTTTACAGGCGCGCCAGGTAAATACGTACCACTAAAAGAAACAATCAAAGGCTTTAAAGCAATTGTTGCTGGTGAATACGATCACTTGCCAGAGCAAGCTTTCTACATGGTTGGCGGTATTGAAGAGGCTGTTGAGAAAGCCAAGACTCTTAACTAA
- a CDS encoding F0F1 ATP synthase subunit epsilon, with the protein MANTVHIDVVSAEASIFSGEAEFVVAPASAGEVGIYPNHAPMITTIKPGALRIKQANEAEETLIFISGGLLEVQPGVVTVLADTAVRGHDLDEAKAIAAKEAAEEALRNRTSDIDYATAQAELSEAVAQIQTIERLRKKTH; encoded by the coding sequence ATGGCAAATACTGTTCATATTGATGTAGTTAGTGCAGAGGCAAGTATATTCTCAGGTGAAGCTGAGTTTGTAGTTGCACCTGCAAGTGCTGGTGAAGTGGGTATTTACCCTAACCATGCACCAATGATTACTACCATCAAGCCTGGCGCTTTGCGTATCAAGCAAGCGAATGAAGCTGAAGAAACGTTAATCTTTATCTCAGGTGGCTTGTTAGAAGTGCAACCTGGTGTGGTGACTGTATTGGCTGATACAGCAGTACGTGGTCACGACCTAGATGAAGCAAAAGCGATTGCTGCAAAAGAAGCTGCTGAAGAAGCGCTTAGAAACAGAACTTCAGATATTGACTATGCAACAGCACAGGCAGAATTGTCTGAAGCCGTAGCACAGATTCAAACAATTGAGCGTTTACGCAAGAAAACGCATTAA
- a CDS encoding YaeQ family protein: MAIKSTIYKVDLQVSDMDRNYYQQHNLTIAKHPSETDERVMVRLIGFAMYANEALVFGKGLSDEEEPDLWQKDLTGAIELWMDVGLPTEKDIRKAAGRAKQVVVVLYGGRIADMWWTANSKALLKINNLTVINLPDTKELANIAERGFNISCTIQDGQIMVGHDGGTLDITPVLLKEPSTY; the protein is encoded by the coding sequence ATGGCAATCAAATCCACAATTTATAAAGTCGATCTACAAGTTTCAGATATGGATCGTAATTACTACCAGCAACACAACTTGACCATCGCCAAGCACCCATCAGAAACTGATGAGCGCGTGATGGTTCGGCTGATAGGCTTTGCCATGTACGCCAATGAGGCGCTTGTTTTCGGCAAAGGCCTAAGTGATGAAGAAGAGCCAGACTTATGGCAAAAAGACCTCACAGGCGCCATCGAGTTATGGATGGATGTTGGTTTGCCAACAGAAAAAGATATCCGCAAAGCAGCTGGGCGTGCCAAGCAAGTGGTGGTAGTGCTTTATGGTGGACGAATAGCTGATATGTGGTGGACGGCCAACAGCAAAGCCTTACTTAAAATCAACAACCTCACTGTGATTAATTTACCTGACACGAAAGAATTGGCAAATATTGCAGAGCGTGGCTTTAATATCAGCTGCACCATTCAAGATGGACAAATCATGGTGGGGCATGACGGCGGCACTTTAGACATTACCCCTGTGCTTTTGAAAGAACCAAGCACTTACTAA
- the glmU gene encoding bifunctional UDP-N-acetylglucosamine diphosphorylase/glucosamine-1-phosphate N-acetyltransferase GlmU, with the protein MNKLNIVILAAGKGTRMHSDLPKVLHAVGAKPILAHVINCAKALQPNKIIVVYGFGGERVKEAFSTEEITWVNQAEQNGTGHAVQQALPYLESDADTLILLGDVPLVDVEACRKLIAQADNKLAILSFNKEDPTGYGRIVRDASGQVHAIVEHKDATVAQRAIVEVNTGIMAMPNAHLKSWLSRITNNNAQGEYYLTDIVALAVADKINVVAEITNDEWSVTGINAKTDLVQIERVYQTRVAQALLQQGVTLKDAARIDVRGDLRCGRDVEIDVNCVFEGNVTLGDRVKIAANCVIKNAVIAAGTQIAAFTHIDDTAVGENSRIGPFARLRPGTTLAADTHVGNFVELKNAQVDVGSKINHLSYVGDSTVGKAVNIGAGTITCNYDGANKFRTVIEDGAFIGSDSQLVAPITIGKNATIAAGSTITKDAPADALTFCRAKDQKSIVGWKRPVKIKK; encoded by the coding sequence ATGAATAAATTAAATATCGTGATATTGGCAGCGGGTAAAGGTACCCGTATGCATTCTGATTTACCTAAAGTTTTACATGCGGTTGGTGCAAAGCCAATATTAGCCCATGTGATTAATTGCGCGAAGGCACTGCAGCCAAATAAGATTATCGTGGTCTATGGCTTTGGCGGAGAGCGTGTAAAAGAAGCCTTTAGTACCGAAGAGATTACTTGGGTGAACCAAGCTGAACAAAATGGCACTGGTCACGCTGTGCAGCAGGCGTTACCTTATCTAGAGTCTGATGCAGACACACTGATTCTACTAGGCGATGTGCCGCTGGTTGATGTTGAGGCTTGTCGCAAATTGATTGCACAAGCAGACAATAAACTGGCGATTCTTTCGTTTAATAAAGAAGACCCAACTGGATATGGCCGTATCGTGCGCGATGCTAGCGGACAAGTGCATGCGATTGTGGAACATAAGGATGCCACAGTAGCGCAGCGTGCGATTGTTGAGGTAAATACAGGCATTATGGCGATGCCTAACGCGCATCTTAAAAGTTGGCTATCCAGAATCACCAACAATAATGCACAGGGCGAATATTACTTAACGGATATTGTGGCGTTAGCGGTAGCAGATAAGATTAATGTTGTGGCTGAAATCACAAATGATGAGTGGTCTGTAACTGGTATTAATGCTAAAACTGATTTGGTGCAAATTGAACGCGTGTATCAAACTAGAGTCGCACAGGCATTATTGCAGCAAGGCGTTACTTTAAAAGATGCTGCGCGTATTGATGTGCGCGGTGATTTACGTTGCGGTCGAGATGTTGAGATAGACGTGAATTGCGTGTTTGAAGGTAATGTGACCTTAGGTGACCGCGTTAAAATTGCCGCTAACTGTGTGATTAAAAACGCAGTGATCGCTGCAGGTACGCAGATTGCCGCGTTTACGCATATCGATGACACTGCAGTAGGTGAGAATAGCCGTATTGGTCCGTTTGCGCGCCTACGTCCTGGTACTACCCTCGCCGCCGATACGCACGTTGGTAACTTTGTCGAGCTGAAAAATGCACAAGTTGACGTAGGCAGTAAGATCAACCATTTGAGTTATGTGGGTGATAGTACCGTAGGTAAGGCTGTGAACATTGGTGCAGGTACTATTACCTGTAATTACGATGGCGCGAATAAATTCAGGACGGTGATTGAGGACGGCGCTTTTATTGGCTCTGATTCACAATTGGTAGCGCCTATTACCATAGGCAAAAACGCAACCATTGCGGCAGGCTCAACCATTACTAAAGACGCACCGGCAGATGCCCTCACCTTCTGCCGTGCCAAAGACCAGAAATCTATTGTGGGTTGGAAGCGACCTGTGAAAATTAAAAAATAG
- the atpG gene encoding F0F1 ATP synthase subunit gamma yields MAGSKEIRTKIKSVENTRKITKAMEMVAASKMRKAQDRMRASRPYAEKIRNVAAHLSLAHSEYKHPFLVKRDNVKNVGIIVVSSDKGLCGGLNTNVLRLTVNQMKTWESEGKKLSVSAIGNKGYSFMNRVGANVKSHIIGLGDVPHLEALIGTIKVMLDAYTAGEIDQLHICYTRFINTMKQEPVIEQLLPLTAERLGTHPTEEKSEALSASAVVKSALQIGAAKGHWDYIYEPEAKPVIDQLMVRYIESLVYNAVSENMASEQSSRMVAMKSASDNAKNVIGELKLVYNKARQAAITKEISEIVGGAAAVA; encoded by the coding sequence ATGGCTGGAAGTAAAGAAATTAGAACCAAGATCAAGAGTGTAGAAAATACACGCAAGATCACCAAAGCGATGGAAATGGTTGCCGCTTCTAAAATGCGTAAAGCGCAAGATAGAATGCGTGCATCACGTCCATACGCTGAGAAAATTCGTAATGTTGCAGCTCACCTTTCGCTAGCACATTCTGAATATAAGCACCCTTTCTTAGTAAAGCGTGACAATGTTAAGAATGTTGGCATTATCGTTGTGAGCTCAGACAAAGGTTTGTGCGGTGGCTTAAATACCAACGTATTGCGTTTAACTGTTAACCAAATGAAAACTTGGGAATCAGAAGGCAAGAAATTGTCTGTAAGCGCGATTGGTAATAAAGGCTATAGCTTTATGAACCGCGTTGGTGCAAATGTTAAGTCACACATTATCGGTTTAGGTGATGTGCCACATTTAGAGGCGCTTATCGGTACGATTAAGGTAATGCTTGACGCTTATACAGCTGGCGAAATTGACCAGTTGCATATTTGTTACACACGTTTCATTAACACGATGAAGCAAGAGCCAGTAATTGAGCAATTACTACCTTTAACAGCTGAGCGTTTAGGTACACATCCAACAGAAGAGAAATCTGAAGCGTTGAGTGCTAGCGCTGTTGTTAAGAGTGCGCTTCAAATCGGTGCTGCTAAAGGTCATTGGGATTACATCTACGAGCCTGAAGCTAAGCCAGTGATTGACCAGTTGATGGTGCGTTACATTGAGTCACTAGTGTATAACGCAGTGTCTGAAAACATGGCGTCTGAGCAATCATCACGTATGGTAGCGATGAAGTCAGCGTCTGATAATGCGAAAAACGTAATCGGTGAATTGAAACTGGTTTATAACAAAGCACGTCAAGCGGCGATTACCAAAGAGATCTCTGAAATCGTTGGTGGTGCGGCGGCGGTAGCTTAG
- the ettA gene encoding energy-dependent translational throttle protein EttA, with protein MAQYVMSMLRVSKIVPPKKQIIKDISLSFFPGAKIGLLGLNGSGKSTVLRIMAGADKEFEGEVQWQPNISIGYLPQEPQLDANKTVREEVESGMGEVMEAKQKLEEVYAAYAEPDADFDKLAEDQARYENIIAASGSDVEHQLEIAADALRLPAWDAKIGPLSGGEKRRVALCKLLLSKPDMLLLDEPTNHLDAESVEWLEQFLVRFPGTVVAVTHDRYFLDNAAEWILELDRGHGIPWKGNYSSWLDQKQARLALEESQESSRRKALNTELEWVRQNPKARQAKSKARIARYEELASAEYQKRNETQEIFIPAGERLGDQVIEFNGVSKAFKDRLLIDNLSFSIPAGAIVGIIGPNGAGKSTLFKMITGMEQPDSGEVNIGQTVKLAYVDQSRDVLSSDKTVFDEISGGSDILTVGRYETPSRAYIGRFNFKGGDQQKIVGQLSGGERGRLHLAKTLISGGNVLLLDEPSNDLDVETLRALEDALLEFAGSVLVISHDRWFLDRIATHILAAEGESQWTFFNGNYQEYEADKRKRLGEEGAKPKRIRYKPIAR; from the coding sequence ATGGCTCAATATGTAATGTCGATGCTCCGCGTGAGCAAGATTGTTCCCCCTAAAAAACAAATTATTAAAGATATTTCTTTGTCTTTTTTCCCCGGTGCGAAGATTGGTTTGCTGGGTCTAAACGGCTCGGGTAAATCAACGGTGCTACGCATTATGGCAGGCGCTGATAAAGAGTTTGAGGGTGAGGTGCAGTGGCAGCCGAATATTTCGATTGGCTATTTGCCGCAAGAGCCGCAGTTAGATGCGAATAAAACCGTGCGTGAAGAAGTAGAAAGCGGCATGGGCGAAGTGATGGAGGCTAAGCAAAAGTTAGAGGAAGTTTACGCAGCCTATGCAGAGCCTGATGCAGATTTTGATAAGCTCGCTGAAGATCAAGCGCGCTATGAAAATATCATTGCTGCGAGCGGTTCTGATGTTGAGCATCAATTAGAAATCGCAGCGGATGCCCTACGCCTACCTGCGTGGGATGCAAAAATTGGCCCGTTATCTGGCGGCGAGAAGCGTCGTGTGGCGTTGTGTAAATTGTTGTTATCTAAGCCAGATATGTTGCTACTAGACGAGCCAACCAACCATCTGGATGCAGAGTCTGTAGAGTGGTTAGAGCAGTTCTTAGTGCGCTTCCCAGGCACGGTGGTGGCAGTTACCCATGACCGTTATTTCCTCGATAATGCGGCGGAGTGGATTTTGGAGTTAGACCGTGGGCATGGTATTCCATGGAAAGGCAATTACTCAAGCTGGTTAGATCAGAAGCAAGCGCGCTTAGCGCTAGAAGAGTCACAAGAGTCATCACGCCGTAAAGCGCTGAATACCGAGTTGGAGTGGGTACGTCAGAACCCGAAAGCACGTCAGGCGAAAAGCAAGGCGCGTATTGCACGCTATGAAGAGTTAGCGAGTGCTGAGTACCAGAAACGCAATGAAACACAGGAGATTTTTATCCCTGCCGGTGAGCGTTTAGGCGACCAAGTGATTGAGTTTAACGGCGTGAGCAAGGCATTTAAAGACCGTTTGCTGATTGATAACTTGAGTTTTAGCATCCCAGCTGGCGCGATTGTTGGGATTATCGGCCCGAACGGTGCAGGTAAATCTACGCTGTTTAAGATGATTACAGGCATGGAGCAACCAGATAGTGGTGAAGTGAACATCGGCCAAACCGTTAAATTGGCTTATGTAGACCAAAGCCGTGATGTGTTGAGCAGTGATAAGACCGTGTTTGATGAGATTTCAGGCGGCTCAGACATTTTAACGGTAGGCCGTTACGAAACGCCATCTCGCGCCTACATCGGCCGCTTTAACTTTAAAGGCGGTGACCAGCAAAAAATCGTGGGGCAACTGTCAGGCGGTGAACGTGGACGTTTGCATTTAGCGAAAACACTGATTTCTGGCGGTAACGTATTGCTGCTAGATGAACCGTCAAACGACTTAGATGTGGAAACATTACGCGCACTGGAAGATGCATTGCTAGAATTTGCAGGCAGTGTGTTAGTGATCTCGCATGATCGCTGGTTCTTGGACCGTATCGCAACGCATATTCTGGCGGCCGAGGGTGAGTCGCAATGGACGTTCTTTAACGGTAACTATCAAGAATATGAGGCTGATAAGCGTAAACGTTTGGGTGAGGAAGGCGCTAAACCTAAACGTATTCGCTATAAACCGATTGCACGTTAA
- the glmS gene encoding glutamine--fructose-6-phosphate transaminase (isomerizing), translating to MCGIVGAVANRNVVSTLIEGLSRLEYRGYDSAGVAVLNDTGIARVRAVGRVSAMTEKANESNLSGLVGIGHTRWATHGGVTESNAHPHMSPSHLGGEVAVVHNGIIENHDEQRAHLKTLGYVFESQTDTEVIAHLIHHYHQSLPLLAATQKAVSELTGAFAISVISKKEPEHMVTARLGCPLLIGLGEGENFIASDVSAVLSVTRKVIYLEDGDVADIRREGVTILGRDGVEVTRKIHMSDVSLASLELGPYSHFMQKEIHEQPRALTDTIEALIDDNHFSPALFGEGAAGVFEQVDSILILAAGTSYYAALTAKYWLESIAKVPTNVEIASEYRYRESVPNPRQLIVTISQSGETLDTMEALKHAKALGQHLTLAICNVQESAIPRASELVFYTRAGAEIGVASTKAFTTQLVALFTLAATLAKQRGLLDKETEQSHLNALRQLAGSVQHALNLEPQIREWAKSFANKQHALFLGRGIHYPIALEGALKLKEISYIHAEAYPAGELKHGPLALVDSDMPVVVIAPNDALLEKVKSNMQEVKARGGELFVFADADSHFTESEGVHVIRTPRHVGVLSPILHTIPVQMLAYHAALLKGTDVDKPRNLAKSVTVE from the coding sequence ATGTGTGGCATTGTAGGGGCAGTAGCAAATAGAAATGTTGTTTCAACCTTGATTGAGGGCTTAAGCCGCTTAGAGTATCGAGGGTACGATTCAGCAGGCGTTGCCGTATTAAACGACACAGGCATTGCGCGCGTACGTGCTGTTGGCCGTGTTTCTGCAATGACAGAAAAGGCGAATGAATCAAACCTAAGTGGTTTGGTTGGGATTGGGCACACACGTTGGGCTACGCATGGTGGCGTGACCGAAAGTAATGCTCACCCACATATGTCACCTAGCCATTTGGGTGGTGAAGTAGCGGTTGTACATAACGGCATTATTGAGAATCATGATGAACAGCGCGCGCACTTAAAAACCTTGGGTTATGTGTTTGAATCACAAACTGATACTGAGGTCATAGCGCACTTAATTCATCATTATCATCAAAGCCTACCATTGCTTGCAGCAACCCAAAAAGCTGTGAGCGAGCTTACAGGCGCATTTGCGATTAGCGTGATTTCTAAAAAAGAGCCTGAGCATATGGTGACAGCGCGTTTAGGTTGCCCGTTATTAATTGGTTTGGGTGAAGGCGAAAACTTTATTGCCTCTGATGTTTCTGCCGTGTTATCAGTAACACGCAAAGTGATTTATTTAGAAGATGGCGATGTGGCGGATATTCGCCGTGAAGGTGTGACCATTTTGGGCCGCGATGGCGTTGAGGTTACACGTAAAATTCATATGAGTGATGTGTCACTCGCTAGCCTAGAGTTAGGCCCATATTCGCACTTCATGCAAAAAGAGATTCACGAGCAACCACGTGCCTTAACCGATACGATAGAGGCATTGATTGATGATAATCACTTCTCACCTGCCCTGTTTGGTGAAGGTGCAGCAGGAGTGTTTGAGCAAGTGGACAGCATTTTAATCTTGGCTGCTGGCACGAGTTATTATGCAGCGCTAACCGCTAAGTACTGGTTAGAAAGCATAGCCAAAGTGCCGACCAATGTAGAAATTGCCAGTGAATATCGCTATCGTGAATCTGTGCCTAATCCACGTCAACTAATCGTGACGATTTCGCAGTCTGGTGAAACACTAGATACGATGGAAGCGTTAAAGCACGCTAAGGCATTAGGTCAGCATCTCACCCTTGCCATTTGCAACGTGCAAGAGAGCGCAATCCCTCGTGCTTCAGAGTTGGTGTTCTACACGCGTGCAGGGGCTGAAATTGGGGTGGCGTCTACCAAGGCATTTACAACGCAATTAGTGGCCTTATTTACACTGGCCGCAACACTGGCAAAACAGCGTGGCTTATTAGATAAAGAGACTGAACAATCGCATTTAAACGCATTGCGCCAATTAGCAGGTAGTGTTCAACATGCGCTGAACCTAGAGCCGCAAATTCGCGAGTGGGCAAAATCATTTGCCAACAAACAGCATGCTTTATTCTTAGGGCGAGGCATACATTACCCTATCGCTTTAGAAGGCGCATTGAAGCTTAAAGAGATTTCATACATCCATGCCGAAGCTTACCCTGCGGGCGAGCTTAAACATGGTCCCTTGGCGTTGGTAGATAGCGATATGCCTGTGGTAGTGATTGCACCTAATGATGCTTTGCTAGAAAAAGTAAAATCTAATATGCAAGAAGTTAAAGCGCGTGGCGGTGAGTTGTTTGTGTTTGCTGATGCAGACAGCCACTTTACAGAATCTGAAGGCGTGCATGTGATACGTACCCCACGCCATGTTGGCGTGCTCTCCCCTATTTTGCATACGATTCCAGTGCAGATGTTGGCGTACCATGCCGCATTGTTGAAGGGGACTGATGTGGATAAGCCTAGGAATTTGGCAAAATCCGTGACTGTAGAATAA